One region of Clostridiales bacterium genomic DNA includes:
- a CDS encoding D-alanine--D-alanine ligase yields the protein MKIAVLCGGLSPERNVSISSGTKIAGALQESGHQVVLLDMFFGLEDYTGDIAHVFDDPPALGGTRIDESAPDLEAVRAQRKLQSPSLFGEHVLEVCAMADIVFLALHGRTGEDGRVQATLDLLGIPYTGSGYLGSAIAMDKDLTKRVVAPLGVKTPAWMLVESDGMDIDAICAQAKLPCVVKPDDSGSSIGVSIANDEAELRAALKAAANEGSRILIEQYICGREVQIGILGDKALPSIEIIPAEGFYDYRNKYQPGAAREITPAEIPAETEQRLADAALTVFHALNLSAYSRADFILDAEGELWFLEINTLPGMTPTSLVPQEAAAVGISYSELCEQIIAAALHK from the coding sequence ATGAAAATTGCAGTTCTTTGCGGCGGCCTGAGCCCCGAGCGCAACGTCTCGATCTCGAGCGGCACGAAAATTGCCGGCGCGCTCCAGGAGAGCGGCCACCAGGTCGTGCTGCTGGATATGTTTTTCGGTCTTGAGGACTATACCGGCGACATCGCCCATGTGTTTGACGATCCGCCGGCGCTCGGCGGCACGCGCATTGATGAGAGCGCGCCGGATCTGGAGGCCGTGCGCGCGCAGCGCAAGCTCCAGAGCCCGAGCCTGTTCGGCGAGCACGTGCTCGAGGTGTGCGCCATGGCGGATATCGTGTTTCTGGCCCTGCACGGCCGCACCGGCGAGGACGGCCGCGTGCAGGCGACGCTCGACCTGCTCGGCATCCCCTATACCGGCAGCGGCTACCTCGGCAGCGCCATCGCCATGGATAAGGACCTGACCAAGCGCGTCGTCGCACCGCTTGGCGTCAAGACCCCGGCGTGGATGCTCGTCGAGAGCGACGGCATGGACATCGACGCCATCTGCGCGCAGGCGAAGCTGCCCTGCGTCGTCAAGCCCGACGACTCCGGCTCGAGCATCGGCGTGTCCATCGCCAATGACGAGGCCGAGCTGCGCGCTGCGCTGAAAGCAGCCGCCAACGAAGGCAGCCGCATCCTCATCGAGCAGTACATCTGCGGCCGCGAGGTGCAGATCGGCATCCTCGGCGACAAGGCCCTGCCCAGCATCGAGATCATCCCGGCCGAGGGCTTTTATGACTACCGCAACAAGTACCAGCCCGGCGCCGCTCGCGAGATCACCCCGGCCGAGATCCCGGCCGAGACCGAGCAGCGCCTGGCCGATGCCGCGCTCACGGTGTTCCATGCGCTGAACCTGTCGGCCTATTCCCGCGCGGACTTCATCCTCGACGCGGAAGGGGAGCTCTGGTTCCTCGAGATCAACACCCTGCCTGGCATGACGCCTACCAGCCTCGTGCCGCAGGAGGCCGCCGCCGTCGGCATCAGCTACAGCGAGCTGTGCGAGCAGATCATCGCCGCCGCGCTGCACAAGTGA
- a CDS encoding UDP-N-acetylmuramoyl-tripeptide--D-alanyl-D-alanine ligase — protein MTGYCVSDIAAITGGVLSGDGAALVTGVAIDSRAVTPGALFAAIPGERVDGHDYIGKAFDLGAVCCLAQRVPAGETRPVICVPDTAAALETLARAYRARFSIPVLGVTGSVGKTTAKEMVASVLSQRWNTLKTEKNFNNQLGVPLTLFRLGPEHEAAVVEMGVSHFGDMAPLAAMVQPTAMLFTIIGHAHLEFLRDRRGVLQEKTSVLDTMPDDAVAFCNGDDDLLRAMTCRQRKVTFGLSAGCDVRAVDVRDLGDEGSTCTIIAGTRRIPVRISAYGQHMVYAALEGAAVGIEYGLTDDEIIRGIAAYQPVGSRARVVRTARYTVIDDCYNANPDSTAAALRSMATLPAGRRVAVLGNMGELGTNAAALHRETGVCAAKAGVSLVITCGELARQIAAGAAAEDPAVATASFDTLDALLPALPGLLQPGDCVLVKASHSMQFERIVQALTQA, from the coding sequence ATGACGGGCTACTGCGTATCGGACATCGCCGCCATCACCGGCGGCGTGCTCTCGGGCGACGGGGCTGCGCTTGTGACCGGCGTCGCCATCGACAGCCGCGCCGTCACGCCCGGCGCGCTCTTTGCCGCCATCCCCGGCGAGCGGGTGGACGGGCACGACTACATTGGCAAGGCGTTCGACCTCGGCGCGGTCTGCTGCCTTGCGCAGCGCGTCCCGGCGGGGGAGACCCGTCCGGTCATCTGCGTGCCGGATACGGCCGCCGCGCTCGAGACGCTCGCGCGCGCCTACCGCGCCCGCTTTTCCATCCCGGTCCTCGGCGTGACCGGCAGCGTCGGCAAGACGACGGCCAAGGAAATGGTCGCCTCCGTGCTCTCGCAGCGCTGGAACACGCTGAAAACCGAAAAGAACTTCAACAATCAGCTCGGCGTGCCGCTCACGCTCTTCCGGCTCGGGCCGGAGCACGAGGCCGCGGTCGTCGAGATGGGCGTGTCGCACTTCGGCGACATGGCGCCGCTGGCCGCCATGGTGCAGCCGACGGCCATGCTCTTTACGATCATCGGCCACGCGCACCTGGAGTTTCTGCGCGACCGCCGCGGCGTCCTGCAGGAAAAGACCTCCGTGCTCGACACCATGCCGGACGATGCCGTCGCCTTCTGCAACGGGGACGACGACCTGCTGCGCGCCATGACCTGCCGCCAGCGCAAGGTGACGTTCGGCCTCTCGGCCGGGTGCGACGTGCGCGCGGTCGACGTGCGCGACCTCGGCGACGAGGGCAGCACCTGCACGATCATTGCGGGTACACGGCGCATCCCGGTGCGCATCTCGGCCTATGGGCAGCACATGGTCTATGCCGCGCTCGAGGGCGCGGCCGTCGGTATCGAATACGGTCTGACGGATGATGAGATCATCCGCGGCATCGCGGCCTATCAGCCGGTCGGCAGCCGCGCGCGCGTTGTGCGCACGGCGCGCTATACGGTCATTGACGACTGCTATAATGCCAATCCCGACTCCACGGCGGCGGCGCTGCGCTCCATGGCGACCTTGCCGGCCGGCCGCCGGGTGGCCGTCCTCGGCAACATGGGTGAGCTCGGCACGAACGCCGCGGCTCTGCACCGGGAGACCGGCGTCTGCGCGGCGAAAGCCGGCGTGTCGCTCGTCATCACCTGCGGGGAGCTGGCAAGGCAGATCGCTGCAGGTGCTGCCGCAGAGGATCCCGCCGTTGCGACCGCGTCGTTTGACACGCTCGATGCGCTGCTCCCGGCCTTGCCGGGCCTGCTGCAGCCGGGGGACTGCGTGCTCGTCAAAGCGTCGCACAGCATGCAGTTTGAGCGCATCGTTCAGGCGCTGACACAGGCGTAA
- a CDS encoding pro-sigmaK processing inhibitor BofA family protein codes for MSQTLTDILVVIAAVFLVWLVIRLFRKPIRWILKLLLNTAIGFAALFLLNFFGSAIGITLGLNWINALVIGVTGFPGLVLLLLIKYLF; via the coding sequence ATGTCGCAAACACTTACGGACATTCTGGTCGTGATCGCGGCCGTGTTTCTCGTCTGGCTGGTCATTCGGCTGTTCCGAAAGCCGATCCGCTGGATCCTGAAGCTGCTGCTCAACACGGCCATCGGCTTCGCGGCGCTGTTTCTGCTCAACTTTTTCGGCAGCGCCATCGGCATCACGCTCGGCCTCAACTGGATCAACGCGCTCGTCATCGGCGTGACCGGGTTTCCGGGGCTGGTGCTGCTGCTGCTCATCAAATATCTCTTTTAG
- a CDS encoding exonuclease domain-containing protein — MHYVVMDLEWNQAMSSKSSVFNKLPIHLRGEIIEIGAVKLNEDMTPGEEFQIDVKPMYFKRMHYKVKKLTGFDRERLAAGVSFPEALAQFRAWCGDDVTFLTWGCDDQGILEQNIIIHDLDWDWIAGWINLQLIYNLQTDGDRNQKSLATAMEHFAIEQTRIAHDALGDAYNTALVCTHLNMEKGLADYHDAAQKLTTRLPKEHHGENNGPDPIEHVASESYATKSELFGDAAFVTPCCPLCSGEVRYSKWVNQGDQRYMALGECPTDGKLLVRLKFRKADDCTWSATRLTYQATDSMESYYKAKAAQPRKRGRGKSRRRPAKTAQSAPQ; from the coding sequence ATGCATTATGTCGTGATGGATCTGGAATGGAATCAGGCGATGAGTTCCAAATCCTCCGTATTCAACAAGCTGCCCATTCACCTGCGCGGCGAGATCATCGAGATCGGCGCGGTGAAGCTCAACGAGGACATGACCCCCGGCGAAGAATTTCAGATCGATGTCAAGCCCATGTACTTCAAGCGTATGCACTACAAGGTCAAAAAGCTCACTGGCTTCGACCGTGAGCGCCTGGCCGCCGGCGTGAGCTTTCCGGAGGCGCTGGCGCAGTTTCGTGCCTGGTGCGGGGACGATGTGACGTTCCTCACCTGGGGCTGCGACGATCAGGGCATCCTCGAGCAGAACATCATCATCCACGATCTGGACTGGGATTGGATCGCCGGCTGGATCAACCTCCAGCTCATCTACAACCTCCAGACCGACGGCGACCGCAACCAGAAATCGCTCGCCACGGCGATGGAGCACTTTGCCATCGAACAGACGCGCATCGCGCACGACGCGCTCGGCGACGCGTACAACACTGCGCTCGTGTGCACGCACCTGAATATGGAGAAGGGCCTGGCCGATTACCACGACGCCGCGCAGAAGCTCACAACCCGGCTGCCGAAGGAGCACCACGGCGAGAATAACGGCCCAGATCCGATCGAGCACGTCGCGTCGGAGTCCTATGCAACGAAGTCGGAGCTCTTCGGCGACGCCGCGTTCGTCACGCCCTGCTGCCCGCTGTGCAGCGGCGAGGTGCGCTACAGCAAGTGGGTCAACCAGGGCGACCAGCGCTATATGGCGCTCGGCGAGTGCCCGACGGACGGCAAGCTGCTCGTGCGGCTGAAATTCCGCAAGGCGGACGACTGCACCTGGAGCGCCACGCGCCTGACCTATCAGGCGACGGACAGCATGGAGAGCTACTACAAGGCCAAGGCGGCCCAGCCGCGCAAGCGCGGCCGCGGCAAATCCCGCCGCCGGCCGGCCAAGACCGCGCAGTCAGCCCCGCAATAA